ATGTAccgcaaaaggaaaataaaaaagaaaagccatcAAACATTAGAATAAGAATGCATGACAACACGCGACCAGCCTGCTAAATTGTTAGGCTTATATGTACTACAATAGGCTGCAAAGATGTGTAAATGTTAACATGAACATACCATGATTCCTGGAACAGCAGGTGGAACTCTCCTTCTCAACATTGTAAGAGTGTACTTGGCAATCGTCTCAGGAGAAGCCTTCTCCTTATGCTCAGCTCCAGGAGTTACCATGCTGGGTTTAAGCAGGATACCCTCAAACAAAACATTGTTCTCAGCCAAATAGAAAAAGACCTCAGACCAAACCTTCTCTGCCACTTCAAGAGTCCTCTCAATAGGGTGGTCTCCATCAAGAAGAATCTCAGGTTCAACAATGGGCACAAGGCCATTATCCTGCACATTAGACAATATATAACAACTAAGGGACACCAGATATGAAAGCAGTGCATCCTATTTACAACCTTCAAGACGGATGTTTACTGAATCGGAAAATTCCAGCCTATCAGAaaatttaagtaaaataatcatCTAAAATAGTATTTACTCTATTTTTAAGTAGAAGGCATCACCCAAAAAGGAAGCATTTTCAAGGACCAAATCGAGCTGACAAGTCATGCAGGCATAAAATTGGACATATTGTCGAACAGTCAGTCAGTTCAAATTTCAGCTCCAATATAAAAACAGTGATCAAGAAGTTACAGTCATTGAGAAGTCCTTTATTTAGTTCTTACACCAAAAACAGTTTGTAAAATGAGAACAGAGGTGTCTTAAGTTGATGAGTTACCTGAGAGATGGCAGCATATCGTGCAAGTCCCCACGCAGCTTCTTTTACTGCAAGAGCAGAGGGACCACAAGGAATGCTAACCACTGTCCTCCTGCAAAATAATTTAAGCATTGAAGGTTAATGAGCACAAGTGTAAAGCATTCAAATAGCAAGGGGCATATTCAGCAATGGCAAACAGATTAGTTACATGTCGTGTAATAAGATATTTTCTGGACTTCTTTTTTCAtaaagagaaattaaagaaaggcCGAAAGTAACATCTTAATGAACAAATTGGAGCACAAGCTGACTCACCATTTGGCAAAACGAGCACCTTGCTTGTAGTATTCAGCGGACCTTGAAGCCAATCCATCCAAGCCTTGGCACCAGGATTCGTTATTGGATCCAGGAAGAGGAACCAAACCCTTTGGACAAACAGAGTGTACTGATGATAAGCACATTGATAACGACAGTTTCTATTTGAAGCATAGACATTCAGGAAGGGCCGCTCAAAGCAAACCTTGTCAACTTTAATGCCTGGAACAATTTTCTCCTCACGCAGGCAGTCAACAAATTTCTTCCCATCTGTTGTCGATTGGTAAAGTGTCTCCTCAAACAAAATGGCACCAGAGATGTATTCACCCAGACCAGGCGTGGTCAACAGAAGTTGTCTATAAGCTTGACGATTGACCTCAGTGTTGTCCAACCCGATGGATGCTAACCTTTTCCCACATGTTGCATTTGACTCATCAATGGCAAGGATACCACGACCAGGAGATGCAATGGATTTCTGTGCATAATGAACCAAGAAAAAGCTCACCAGACTGGTAGAATATGTTTACAAACATCTCCTTTAAATGAAATCCCACTGGGAGTAAATGATGTTTCAACTCTTAACTTGGGGAAAGAATTacttaactctctctctctgtctcgctCTATCTCTTACATAGAGCAACAATAGTTGCAATTTATTGCAAGATCAGATAAAGGGAAAAATGTTTGGGCTTGTCATAATGCACTACGACTCATCCAACATAAGAATATAATCAGATGACAAAAATATGAAACTGCTATGCATTGCCAGAAGACAATAGTGATAGCAAAACTCAATCTCATATTCCAAAACAACAGGTGCAAGATAGGATAACATGAGAGGACACTTAGGATTAGAATcttatgaaatttaaaattatgaGGTACACCTCCTCGAGGGAAATACAGAAGGAATTTGAAACATCCCACGGAGTTGGCTGTTTTGGGCCAAAGTAACTTTGGTAGGAGAAATCCAGCATAAACTGAATTAAGAGGTAAAGTAGGGACGAGTCAAATGAAATGTAAAAAGTGTCTCCACCAATTGGGGTCCCAAAGAcgaaagaaaaacaaggaaCGCTATGTTCATTTATTCCATATGCACGCCCGGCGGCAACATTAGTTTTCATTATCCATCACGAGGAGAGTTCCCTCGGGATCGCGGTAACGGTTAGGCAGGAAGGCTCGTCTCCGATACGAACGAAGTTGATGGTAGgtcaagttttattttttacgaaTGCAAACGAGCGGACCCAAGGAGGTGGACCACTCATTTGAGACAAAGctgacaaaacaaaagaacgcAGATAAATCCAACGAAAGATCGACAATCGATAGCT
The nucleotide sequence above comes from Eucalyptus grandis isolate ANBG69807.140 chromosome 2, ASM1654582v1, whole genome shotgun sequence. Encoded proteins:
- the LOC104433167 gene encoding fructose-bisphosphate aldolase 3, chloroplastic: MACASFAKLNATSSKWIAGQQSFAPRPRSSAARFPARRVSAPIRAAAYSDELVQTAKSIASPGRGILAIDESNATCGKRLASIGLDNTEVNRQAYRQLLLTTPGLGEYISGAILFEETLYQSTTDGKKFVDCLREEKIVPGIKVDKGLVPLPGSNNESWCQGLDGLASRSAEYYKQGARFAKWRTVVSIPCGPSALAVKEAAWGLARYAAISQDNGLVPIVEPEILLDGDHPIERTLEVAEKVWSEVFFYLAENNVLFEGILLKPSMVTPGAEHKEKASPETIAKYTLTMLRRRVPPAVPGIMFLSGGQSEVQATQNLNAMNQSPNPWHVSFSYARALQNTVLKTWQGRPENVEAAQKSLLVRAKANSLAQLGQYSAEGESEEAKKGMFVKGYTY